DNA from Krasilnikovia cinnamomea:
GCAGGGTGATCAGTGCCGTCCCGGCGATGCGCCGGAAGGCGCGGCCCTTGCGGCGCCGGTCCAGCAGCGCCACTTCCAGCTGGGCGGCGCCCAGTTCGCGGGCGGCGCCGTTCTCGCCGCCGACGCTGCCGAGCGCCTCGACCGCCAGCTTCAGCGCGGCGCCGAGGTCGGCGGCGACGTCGTGGCGTTCCCGCAGCACGTTCGAGATCGCCTCGGCCTGCCCGCCCATGGCCATGAATCCGGGCTCGTCCATGACCGAGCCGTCGTAGGTGATGCGGTACAGCTCGTCCGCCTCGACAGTCGCGCCCACCTGGGCCACGCAGATCTCGACCTCGTACGGCTTCTGCGTCTCGCTGAAGATGGCGCCCAGGGTCTGGGTGTAGGCGTTGGCGAGGCCCCGGCCGGTGACGTCGCGGCGGTCGTAGCTGAAGCCGTTGAGGTCGGCCATCCGTACGCCCGCGCGGCGCAGGTTCTCGAACTCGTTGTAGCGGCCGACGGCCGCGAAGCCGATCTTGTCGTAGATCTCGCTGATCTTGCGCAGCGAGGTGAGGTTCTCGGCGACCAGCAGGATGCCGCCCTCGTAGGTGAGGACGACCGCGGAGCGGCCGCGCGCGATGCCCTTGCGGGCGTACTCCGAGCGGTCGCGCTGGACCTGCTCGGGCGAGGCGTAGAACTGCATTGCCACGGGTGGCTACTCCTTCGATGACCGGATGGCGGGTGTCCTGCGAACGGGCGCCGGCGCTCAGCCGCCCGGATTCTCCATCCGCCCGGCGACCACGTCCTCGGCCACCGAGGTGATCTCCGAATCGGCGAGGCGGTGGGTGCCCTCCGCCGTCGCGGTCATGACGACCGGGTAGATCTTGCGGGTCAGATCCGGGCCGCCGGTGGCGGTGTCGTCGTCGGCCGCGTCGTACAGCGCCTCGACCGCCAGCCGGATCGCGTCCGGGGTGCTGACGCCGGGCCGGTACCGCTTCTTCAGCGCCGCCTTGGCGAACAGCGAGCCGGAACCGATCGCGTCGAAGCCGGTCTCCTCGTAGAGACCGCCCGCCACGTCGAAGCTGAAGATGCGCCCCACCCGGGCCGGATCGCCGGGCGTCAGGTCGAACCCGGCGAACAGCGGCACGACCGCGAGCCCCTGCATGGCCGCGCCGAGGTTGCCGCGCACCATGGAGGCCAGCCGGTTGGCCTTACCGTCGAGGGACAGCATCGCGCCCTCGATCTTCTCGTAGTGCTCCAGCTCCACCTGGAACAGCCGCATCAGCTCGATGCCGACGCCCGCGGTGCCCGCGATGCCGATCAACGAGTGCGCATCCGCCGGGTGCACCTTCTCGATGTCCCGGCTGGCGATCAGGTTGCCCATGGTGGCGCGCCGGTCGCCGGCCATGACGACGCCCTCGGCGGTCGCAATGGCCACGATCGTGGTGGCGTGCGGTGCCAGTTCGGCGGCCATGCCGGGCGGCAGCGGCCGGCGACCCGGCAGCAGTTCGGGCGCGGCGTAGCTCAGGAACTGCGTGAAGGAGGACGTCCCCGCATTGGTGAACACATCTGGAAGACGCCCGGACGGATCAAAACCCGATGCCACGTGGTTCCCTTCAGATACGTGATCGCCTCGGCCAGCAGTTCCGGGCTGTCCCGAAACCGCCCGAGGCCACCAAAGCAGTCCAAGCACAATATCCCGCGCACCCATCCGGTGCGACGATCGTGATCAAGGTGTTGGGGGTCGGGCGCCCGGCAGATGGCGCACCGACCCTCCTGGGCCAACATCAACTCGTCGAACTCGACCGAGTTCTCTCCGTCGCGGTCGTCCAGCCCCCGTGGCATGTCCGATTCGCTCCCCTAAGCGCTACTCGCCGCCCTTTTGTACGTATCCGCGGACGAACTCCTCCGCGTTCTCCTCCAGGACCGAGTCGATCTCGTCGAGCAGGTCGTCAACATCCTCGGTGATCTCGGCGTGCCGTTCGGCGACCTCCGGGCTGGCCTCTGTGGTGACGTCCTCGATCTCCTCGTCGCGGCGGCCCTTGCCGGACTGCGACTGGCCGCCGGTGTCTCGGGTTGCCATCTGAGTCCCCCTTCATCGCCCTCGTCGCCCGGCATCGCCCAGCCGAGCCTCCCCGGTGCGGAGGCCCCTGACCAGCAAGCCCGCCCGCACCATCGGGTTGGGAAAAACCTACCTCGCGGGTACGACGAAAACCCCTGTCGCACCGGGTGTTTCTCTGCCCCGCCTGTCCGTTCAGCGACTCGTGATGACCTCGAGCAGGTCCTTCGCGCTCTCACACCGGTCGAACAACGCGCCCACGTGCTTGCGGGTGCCCCGCTCCGGCTCCATCATCGGGACCCGCACCAGCGACTCCCGGCCGACATCGAAGATGACCGAGTCCCAACTGGCCGCGACCACTTCGGACGCGTACTGCGCCAGGCACCGGCCACGGAAGTAGGCCCGGGTGTCCTCCGGCGGCTCCACCATGGCGCTGCGGGTCTCGTCCTCGTCCAGCAGCGTCTTCATCGAACCGCGCGCCACCAGCCGGTGATACAGCCCCTTCTCCGGACGCACGTCGGAATACTGCAGGTCGACCAACTGCAGTTTCGGCGACGACCAGCCCAGGTTCTCCCGCTCGCGGTAGCCCTCCAGCAGCCGCAGCTTGGCCACCCAGTCCAGCTCGTCCGAGCACAGCATCGGGTCGCGGCCCAGCTTGTCCAGCACCGCCTCCCAGCGGCGCAGCACGTCCGTGGTCTGCTCGTCCACATCGTCGCCGAAGCGGTCGTCCACGAACAGCTTGGCCCGCTCGAAGTACGCCCACTGCAGGTCCAGCGCCGTCAACCGGCGCCCGTCGCGCAGCCGCACCAGGTGCTTGAGGCCGGGGTCGTGACTGATCGCCTTCAGCTCCGACACCGGATCCGCGATGCCCAGCTCACCGGTGAAGATCTTCGCCTCGATCATGGCCAGCACCAGCGCGGTGGTGCCCACCTTCAGGTACGTGGCGATCTCGGACAGGTTCGCGTCACCGATGATGACGTGCAGCCGCCGGTACTTGTCGGCGTCGGCGTGCGGCTCGTCGCGGGTGTTGATGATCGGCCGCTTCAGCGTCGTCTCCAGGCCTACCTCGACCTCGAAGAAGTCCGCCCGTGAGGAGATCTGGAAACCGGCCCCGGTGCCGTCCTGGCCGATGCCGACCCGACCGGCGCCGCAGAACACCTGCCGGGTCACGAAGAACGGCGTCAGGTGCGCGACGATGTCCGCGAACGGGGTCTGCCGGCGCATCAGGTAGTTCTCGTGCGAGCCGTAGCTGGCGCCCTTGTTGTCGGTGTTGTTCTTGTACAGCTGGATCCGGTGCGCACCGGGGATCGTCGCGGCCCGGCGCGACGCCTCGGCCATCACCCGCTCGCCCGCCTTGTCCCAGCGCACCACGTCCATCGGGTTGGTGCATTCCGGGGTGCTGTACTCCGGGTGGGCGTGGTCGACGTACAGCCGCGCCCCGTTGGTCAGTATCACGTTCGCGAGGCCCAGGTCCTCGTCCGCCAGCGCGTCCGCCGGGTCGTAGGCCGCACCCGAGTAGGTGAAGCCGCGGGCGTCTCGCAGCGGCGACTCCTCCTCGTAGTCCCAGCGCGCACGCCCGCCCCGGTTGAGTTCCGGCCGCGCCCCGTACGCGTTCACCACCTGCGATGAGGTGACCATCGGATTGGCCCCGGGCTGGCCGGGCACGGAGATTCCGTACTCGACCTCAGTGCCCATGATCCGTCGAACGCTCATCCCGCCACTCCGCCCGCCACGTCGTTCCCCGAGCCCATGCATCGAGCCTAGACGCTTCGCCGCGTGTCTTGTCGTCTGCGGGTACGCGGCGCGGCACGCTCGGTGGTGAACGGCACGCTCCGTGGCGGGCCCGGCGCCCCCTCGAGAGCGCGCAGCAGCCGCCGCCCGAGCGCCTGACCGGGCCGCTCGACCACGCGCTGCGACACCGCGGCCACACCCAGCGCCAGCAGGAGGAACACGGCACCCACCAGGCACCGCTGCGGCGCCGGCCGGTGGGCCAGATCCGGCACGAACCGCACCACCTGACCGAGCACCACGACGTGAAGGAGATACAGCGAGTAGCTGATCGTGCCCAGCCAAGCGAAAATGCGCGGAACGGCGCGCCGCCGCAGCGCGTACGCCACCGCGAAAGTGGCCGCCACGGCCGCCACCGTGGTCAGCCAGACCTCGGTGCTGCGCCCGGGCAGATACACCGCATGCGCCGCCACGGTGCCGCCGCCGACGGCCGCGAGAGCCGACGCGGCCGGCCACCGCCCCAGCTGCCCGTGCTGGGCCCGGAACACCACCGTCCCGGCGAACATGACCGCCAGCAGCAGCAGACCCTGCCAGGACGCGGCAACCGTGCTGTCGGCGCTCGGATGGCCGTCGAGCGCGGGCAGCGCCAGAAAGCAGATTCCGGCCGTCCCGGCGGCCAGGGTGAGGCGCCGGCGGCCGCTCAGGCAGGCCGCGACGACCCCGGCGACGAGCACCAGTAGCACCGCCGCCGTGATCCGGCGCCCGCCCGGATCCGCGGCGAACAGCCCGTCCGGCAGGCGGGGGCCCGCCATCAGGGCCACGGCCGCGAGCCCGGCAGCCCACCAGCCGCTGTGCCGGTGCAGCCGCCACGCGAACAGCCCGGCCACCACCAGGTAGAAGATCATTTCGTACGACAGGGTCCAGAAGACCCGCACCGTCCCACGAAGCCCCAGCGGGTCCATCAGCATCGTGGCGTGGGCCAGCACCGCCGTGACCGGATCGGCGCGCAGCGAGGCCCGTAGCCCGCCCAGACCGGCCACCACCAGAACCCCGGTGACCGCGATCGTGGCCAGGTACGCCGGGTACACCCGGAACAACCGCCCGACCCAGAAGCGGCGCAGCGAACCGTGCCGCTCCAGCGACATCGGGATCACGTACCCGCTGACGAGGAAGAACAGCAGCACCCCGTACTTGCCCAGGTCGATGTGGTGGTGGATGCGCAGGTGCCGTTCGGGGCCGAGCACGACGGGGCTGAGATGGAACCAGACGACCGTGAGCGCCGCGAACCCGCGCAGCGCGTCCAGCCAGCCGAGCCGGGCCCCGGCTGAGCCGGGAGAGTCGGGGCCCGGAGAGCCGGGGCCCGAGGAGCCGGGGCCCGAGGAGCCGGGGTGGGTGCCGGGCGCCGGGCCGGTGGTGGAGCCCGGCGACCGGCCGGAGGCGGCGGTCTCGACGGTCACACCGGGTGCAACGACGCGGCGCGGGCGGGGCGACGAATCGCCCCGCCCGCGCCGGGCGCTGCGGTGCTACAGGTACTGGCCGGTGTTGCTGACCGTGTCGATGGAGCGGCCGGCCTCGGCGCCCTTGCCGCCGGAGACGAGCGTACGGATGTAGACGATCCGCTCGCCCTTCTTGCCGGAGATCCGGGCCCAGTCGTCCGGGTTGGTGGTGTTGGGCAGGTCCTCGTTCTCGCGGAACTCGTCGACGCACGAGTCCAGCAGGTGCTGCAGGCGCAGCCCCTTCTTGCCGGAGGTGAGGAACTCCTTGATCGCCATCTTCTTGCCGCGGTCGACGATGTTCTGGATCATCGCGCCGGAGTTGAAGTCCTTGAAGTACAGGACCTCCTTGTCACCGTTGGCGTAGGTGACCTCCAGGAAGCGGTTCTCCTCGGACTCCGTGTACATCCGCAGCACGACGGCCTCGATCATCGCGGCCACCGTGACGTCGCGGTCGTTGCCGTGCTCGACCAGGTCGTCGTCGGAGAGCGGCAGCTCGGCCAGGATGTACTTGGCGAAGATGTCCTTGGCCGCCTCCGCGTCCGGACGCTCGATCTTGATCTTCACGTCGAGCCGGCCCGGGCGCAGGATCGCCGGGTCGATCATGTCTTCCCGGTTGGAGGCGCCGATGACGATGACGTTCTCCAGGCCCTCCACGCCGTCGATCTCGCTGAGCAGCTGCGGGACGATCGTGTTCTCCACGTCGGAGGAGACGCCGGAGCCGCGGGTCCGGAAGATCGAGTCCATCTCGTCGAAGAACACGATGACCGGGGTGCCCTCGCTGGCCTTCTCCCGGGCCCGCTGGAAGACCAGGCGGATGTGCCGCTCGGTCTCACCCACGTACTTGTTCAGCAGCTCCGGGCCCTTGATGTTGAGGAAGTAGCTGGTGTGCTTCTCCTCGCCGCGCCGCTCGGCGATCTTCTTCGCCAGCGAGTTCGCGACCGCCTTGGCGATCAGGGTCTTGCCGCAGCCGGGCGGGCCGTAGAGCAGGATGCCCTTCGGCGGGCGCAGCTGGTGCTCCCGGAACAGGTCCGCGTGCAGGAACGGCAGCTCCACCGCGTCGCGGATCTGCTCGATCTGCGCGTGCAGGCCACCGATGTCGCCGTAGTCGACGTCCGGGACCTCCTCGAGGACGAGCTCCTCGACCTCGCTCTTCGGAATGCGCTCGTAGGCGTACGCCGAGCGCGGCTCGATCATCAGCGAGTCACCCGCGCGCAACGCCGACACCTGCAGCGATTCGGCCAGGTGGACGATCCGCTCCTCGTCGGCGTGCGAGACGACCAGTGCGCGGTCGGGCAGCTCGCCGCCCGGCGCGGTCAGCACCTCCTTGAGCAGGACGACCTCGCCGACCCGCTCGTAGCCGAAGGCGTCGACGACGTTCAGCGCGTCGTTGAGCAGCACCTCCTGGCCGCGCTTGAGATCCTCCACCACCAGCGACGGGGACACCGCCACGCGGAGCTTGCGGCCGCCGGTGAACACGTCGACGGTGCCGTCCTCGTGTGCGGTGAGGAACACGCCGTAGCCGCTGGGCGGCTGGGCGAGCCGGTCAATCTCTTCCTTGAGAGTGACGATCTGAGCCCGGGCTTCCTTGAGGGTCGCCACGAGCCGGTCGTTGTTCTCGGTCAGTCGGGCCAGCTGCGCCTGCGTCGCCGCGAGCCGCTCTTCGAGCTGCCGGACGTGTCGGGGGCTTTCGGTCAACTTGCGCCGTACCAGAGCGAGTTCCTCCTGCAGGAACGCGACCTGGCTGGAGAGATCGTTGGCTTCCTTCTCCCAACGTGCGGCGCGTGAATCCGCCTCGTCGCTACGTGCCACGTCCCACCTCCCCGGGGGCTCGAACGTCTTGCACATAACACTAGCCGTTGCGGGGCGGTTTTCGACCGGTGCAACACCCTCGTCACTGAACCTTGATCCATTGAGCCGGACTGCCGCGCCACCCGGTCGGAGGTCTCCGGTACGGTCGGTGCGGGAGAACTGTGGGAGGCCCACCATGTCGACACAGACGGGGACAGACGAGCTCCAGGTCTGGGTGGATCAGGATCTGTGCACCGGCGACGGCCTGTGCGTGCAGTACGCGCCGGAGGTCTTCGAATTCGACGTCGACGGTCTCGCGTACGTCAAGGACAGCGCCGGTGAGCTGCTGCAGGACCCTGGCGTGCGCACCGACGTGCCGGCCGGGCTGCGGCTCGAGGTGATCGACGCGGCCAAGGAGTGCCCGGGCGACTGCATCCACGTGGTGCGCCGCACCGATGACGTGGAGGTCGCCGGCCCCGACGCGGACTGAGGCGGCCCCTCAGAGCGTCGGGCGCCCGACCAGGGAGGCGACCACCCGGGAGAACTCCTCCAGGCGGGCGATCTGGCCCGGGCCGCCGTCGTCGAGGGTCTTGCCGAAGCGCAGCGCGTCGTGCCGCAGCGCGGGGCGGCCCTCCTCCTCCAGCCCGGGCGGCGGCACCGCGTCGTCGACGGAGCTGAGCAGCAGATACACGTCGATGCTGTCGACCCGCGCCTGCCCGGTGGGGGTACGGGTGAGCCGCCGCCGGCAGCCCACCTCGGTGACCGTGGACAGCGGCACGACCCGCAGCGAGGAGGTCATCGAGCCGACCGGACCGTCCCCGGGCGCCACGTCCTCGCCGTGCCAGAGCACGAGCCGGCTGCCGTCGCAGATGACGACCTCCTGCCAGACGCCGTTCACCTCGTTGACGAAGCGCTCGAGTGTGAAACACAACACCGAGGCGCCGCGCAGCACCCCGAACAGCGCGTCGAGGGCCACTTCGGGGTCACGCAGATACGCCCGGGCGGCCGAGTCGAGGTCCTCGTACGGCGACCAGTCCGGGAACACCGCCGGCATGTCGTTGCTGCCGCCGAACGGCGGTGAACTCATCGCGCCCACCCCATCCTCCCGCTGGCCCTGCTCCCGCTGGGGCCCTGGCGCTCGCTGAGGCCCTGCCCCTCGCTGAGGCCCTGCCCCTCGCTGGGGCCCTGCCTCCCGCTGACACCCGGCGATTGCAGGGGTCCGCGACGGAACCTACCCGACGCGGGCCCCGCGCTCACACCCCGGGATCGGCGTCGATCTCCGCGTGATCGGGCACGGTCCGCGGGCCGGTGGCCGCCGGGACCTGTTGCGCCGCCCGGCGCAGCGCGTACGCCTCGGCGCCCTTGCTGGGCTTGCGCCGCCGTGGCGGTGCGATCACCCCGGGGGCGAGCTTGCGGGCCGACACCAGGAACGCCGTGTGCGCGATCATCCGGTGGTCGGGGCGGACCGCCAGTCCGTCGGCATGCCAGTCGCGGATCAGCGACTCCCAGGCGCGCGGCTCGGTCCAGCCGCCGCGCTCGCGCAGCGCCTCCACCAGCTCGGACAGCTGCGGGGTGGTCGCCACGTACCCGATGAACACGCCGCCGGGCACCAGCGCCCGCTCGACCATGTCGAGGGCCTCCCACGGGGTCAGCATGTCCAGGATGATCCGGTCGAAACCGGTCTGGGTCGCCTCGGCGACGTCACCGTTGTGCAGGTGCCACGCCGGGTGCGGGCCGCCGAAGAACGACTCCACGTTGCGCCGGGCGATCGCCGCGAAATCGTCGCGCAGCTCGTACGAGTGCAGCTCGCCGGAGGGGCCCACCGCCCGCAGCAGCGAACAGGTCAGCGCGCCGGAGCCGGCGCCGGCCTCCAGCACCTTGGCGCCGGGGAAAACGTCGCCCATGGCCACGATCTGGGCCGCGTCCTTGGGGTAGATCACCTGGGCTCCGCGCGGCATGGACAGCACGTAGTCGGCCAGCAGCGGCCGCAGCGCCAGGTACGCCGTGCCGCCCGTCGACGTCACCACGCTGCCCTCGGGCAGCCCGATCAGCTCGTCGTGCGCCAGCGCGCCGCGGTGGGTGTGGTACGCCTTGCCGGGTTCCAGGACGACGGTGTGCATCCGTCCCTTGGGATCGGTGAGCTGCACCCGGTCTCCGGGCTGGAACGGCCCGCGGTGCACGGGGGCCGGCTCGTCGACGGCGGCGGTGGAGTGGACGGTCACGGCACTTCTCTCTCGGTGGGGGACGTCCGGCCGGTTCAGCACTTCC
Protein-coding regions in this window:
- the prcA gene encoding proteasome subunit alpha, whose translation is MAMQFYASPEQVQRDRSEYARKGIARGRSAVVLTYEGGILLVAENLTSLRKISEIYDKIGFAAVGRYNEFENLRRAGVRMADLNGFSYDRRDVTGRGLANAYTQTLGAIFSETQKPYEVEICVAQVGATVEADELYRITYDGSVMDEPGFMAMGGQAEAISNVLRERHDVAADLGAALKLAVEALGSVGGENGAARELGAAQLEVALLDRRRKGRAFRRIAGTALITLLEGGKDLPEPEKGAPTGDAALPAPAEAKPTVSAASEDLEGNADSGDADG
- the prcB gene encoding proteasome subunit beta, whose protein sequence is MASGFDPSGRLPDVFTNAGTSSFTQFLSYAAPELLPGRRPLPPGMAAELAPHATTIVAIATAEGVVMAGDRRATMGNLIASRDIEKVHPADAHSLIGIAGTAGVGIELMRLFQVELEHYEKIEGAMLSLDGKANRLASMVRGNLGAAMQGLAVVPLFAGFDLTPGDPARVGRIFSFDVAGGLYEETGFDAIGSGSLFAKAALKKRYRPGVSTPDAIRLAVEALYDAADDDTATGGPDLTRKIYPVVMTATAEGTHRLADSEITSVAEDVVAGRMENPGG
- a CDS encoding endonuclease VII domain-containing protein, whose product is MPRGLDDRDGENSVEFDELMLAQEGRCAICRAPDPQHLDHDRRTGWVRGILCLDCFGGLGRFRDSPELLAEAITYLKGTTWHRVLIRPGVFQMCSPMRGRPPSRSS
- a CDS encoding ubiquitin-like protein Pup: MATRDTGGQSQSGKGRRDEEIEDVTTEASPEVAERHAEITEDVDDLLDEIDSVLEENAEEFVRGYVQKGGE
- the dop gene encoding depupylase/deamidase Dop, which produces MSVRRIMGTEVEYGISVPGQPGANPMVTSSQVVNAYGARPELNRGGRARWDYEEESPLRDARGFTYSGAAYDPADALADEDLGLANVILTNGARLYVDHAHPEYSTPECTNPMDVVRWDKAGERVMAEASRRAATIPGAHRIQLYKNNTDNKGASYGSHENYLMRRQTPFADIVAHLTPFFVTRQVFCGAGRVGIGQDGTGAGFQISSRADFFEVEVGLETTLKRPIINTRDEPHADADKYRRLHVIIGDANLSEIATYLKVGTTALVLAMIEAKIFTGELGIADPVSELKAISHDPGLKHLVRLRDGRRLTALDLQWAYFERAKLFVDDRFGDDVDEQTTDVLRRWEAVLDKLGRDPMLCSDELDWVAKLRLLEGYRERENLGWSSPKLQLVDLQYSDVRPEKGLYHRLVARGSMKTLLDEDETRSAMVEPPEDTRAYFRGRCLAQYASEVVAASWDSVIFDVGRESLVRVPMMEPERGTRKHVGALFDRCESAKDLLEVITSR
- a CDS encoding acyltransferase family protein, with amino-acid sequence MTVETAASGRSPGSTTGPAPGTHPGSSGPGSSGPGSPGPDSPGSAGARLGWLDALRGFAALTVVWFHLSPVVLGPERHLRIHHHIDLGKYGVLLFFLVSGYVIPMSLERHGSLRRFWVGRLFRVYPAYLATIAVTGVLVVAGLGGLRASLRADPVTAVLAHATMLMDPLGLRGTVRVFWTLSYEMIFYLVVAGLFAWRLHRHSGWWAAGLAAVALMAGPRLPDGLFAADPGGRRITAAVLLVLVAGVVAACLSGRRRLTLAAGTAGICFLALPALDGHPSADSTVAASWQGLLLLAVMFAGTVVFRAQHGQLGRWPAASALAAVGGGTVAAHAVYLPGRSTEVWLTTVAAVAATFAVAYALRRRAVPRIFAWLGTISYSLYLLHVVVLGQVVRFVPDLAHRPAPQRCLVGAVFLLLALGVAAVSQRVVERPGQALGRRLLRALEGAPGPPRSVPFTTERAAPRTRRRQDTRRSV
- the arc gene encoding proteasome ATPase, whose product is MARSDEADSRAARWEKEANDLSSQVAFLQEELALVRRKLTESPRHVRQLEERLAATQAQLARLTENNDRLVATLKEARAQIVTLKEEIDRLAQPPSGYGVFLTAHEDGTVDVFTGGRKLRVAVSPSLVVEDLKRGQEVLLNDALNVVDAFGYERVGEVVLLKEVLTAPGGELPDRALVVSHADEERIVHLAESLQVSALRAGDSLMIEPRSAYAYERIPKSEVEELVLEEVPDVDYGDIGGLHAQIEQIRDAVELPFLHADLFREHQLRPPKGILLYGPPGCGKTLIAKAVANSLAKKIAERRGEEKHTSYFLNIKGPELLNKYVGETERHIRLVFQRAREKASEGTPVIVFFDEMDSIFRTRGSGVSSDVENTIVPQLLSEIDGVEGLENVIVIGASNREDMIDPAILRPGRLDVKIKIERPDAEAAKDIFAKYILAELPLSDDDLVEHGNDRDVTVAAMIEAVVLRMYTESEENRFLEVTYANGDKEVLYFKDFNSGAMIQNIVDRGKKMAIKEFLTSGKKGLRLQHLLDSCVDEFRENEDLPNTTNPDDWARISGKKGERIVYIRTLVSGGKGAEAGRSIDTVSNTGQYL
- a CDS encoding ferredoxin, translating into MSTQTGTDELQVWVDQDLCTGDGLCVQYAPEVFEFDVDGLAYVKDSAGELLQDPGVRTDVPAGLRLEVIDAAKECPGDCIHVVRRTDDVEVAGPDAD
- a CDS encoding tRNA (adenine-N1)-methyltransferase, with amino-acid sequence MTVHSTAAVDEPAPVHRGPFQPGDRVQLTDPKGRMHTVVLEPGKAYHTHRGALAHDELIGLPEGSVVTSTGGTAYLALRPLLADYVLSMPRGAQVIYPKDAAQIVAMGDVFPGAKVLEAGAGSGALTCSLLRAVGPSGELHSYELRDDFAAIARRNVESFFGGPHPAWHLHNGDVAEATQTGFDRIILDMLTPWEALDMVERALVPGGVFIGYVATTPQLSELVEALRERGGWTEPRAWESLIRDWHADGLAVRPDHRMIAHTAFLVSARKLAPGVIAPPRRRKPSKGAEAYALRRAAQQVPAATGPRTVPDHAEIDADPGV